A genomic region of Micromonospora sp. NBRC 110009 contains the following coding sequences:
- a CDS encoding homoserine dehydrogenase: MTSPVRLALLGCGTVGSDVVRLLHEQSADLAARIGAPLEIAGIAVRRVGRDRGDLPVDPALFTTDPLGLVKRDDVDIVVEVVGGIEPARGWLVEALRAGKSVVTANKALLAEDGATLHDAAAEGGADLYYEASVAGAIPLLRPLRESLHGDRINRVTGIVNGTTNFILSAMDATGAGFAEALEEATELGYAEADPTADVEGFDAAAKAAILASLAFHTRVTAADVHREGITEVTAADVASAKAMGCTIKLLCIAARGADAAGHETVSVRVHPAMIPLTHPLAGVGDAFNAVFVEAEAAGQLMFYGRGAGGAPTASAVLGDVVAVARNRLAGVHAASESAYADLLVRPMGEALTRYHISLDVTDRPGVLEAVAGVFARHEVSIATVRQGPAGGGPAGRGEDAELVIVTHVAPDAALAATVRELRGLAIVRSVTSVLRVEGGA; this comes from the coding sequence ATGACCTCACCCGTTCGCTTGGCGCTGCTCGGCTGCGGCACGGTCGGCAGCGACGTGGTTCGGCTGCTGCACGAGCAGTCGGCCGACCTCGCCGCCCGGATCGGCGCCCCGCTGGAGATCGCCGGGATCGCCGTACGCCGGGTCGGCCGGGACCGCGGCGACCTGCCGGTCGACCCCGCGCTGTTCACCACCGACCCGCTCGGGCTGGTCAAGCGGGACGACGTGGACATCGTGGTGGAGGTGGTCGGCGGCATCGAGCCGGCCCGGGGCTGGCTGGTCGAGGCGCTGCGCGCGGGCAAGAGCGTGGTGACCGCCAACAAGGCGCTGCTCGCCGAGGACGGCGCGACGCTGCACGACGCGGCCGCCGAGGGCGGCGCCGACCTCTACTACGAGGCCAGCGTGGCGGGCGCCATCCCGCTGCTGCGCCCGCTGCGCGAGTCGCTGCACGGCGACCGGATCAACCGGGTCACCGGCATCGTCAACGGCACCACCAACTTCATCCTCTCCGCCATGGACGCCACCGGCGCCGGCTTCGCCGAGGCCCTGGAGGAGGCCACCGAGCTGGGGTACGCGGAGGCCGACCCGACGGCCGACGTGGAGGGCTTCGACGCCGCCGCCAAGGCGGCCATCCTCGCCTCGCTGGCGTTCCACACCCGGGTGACCGCCGCCGACGTCCACCGCGAGGGGATCACCGAGGTGACCGCCGCCGACGTGGCCAGCGCCAAGGCGATGGGGTGCACCATCAAGCTGCTCTGCATCGCCGCCCGGGGCGCCGACGCGGCCGGCCACGAGACGGTCAGCGTCCGGGTGCACCCGGCGATGATCCCGCTGACCCACCCCCTCGCGGGCGTCGGCGACGCGTTCAACGCGGTCTTCGTCGAGGCCGAGGCGGCCGGGCAGCTGATGTTCTACGGCCGGGGCGCCGGCGGCGCGCCGACCGCCAGCGCGGTCCTCGGCGACGTGGTGGCGGTGGCCCGCAACCGCCTCGCCGGGGTGCACGCGGCCAGCGAGTCGGCGTACGCGGACCTGCTGGTCCGGCCGATGGGCGAGGCCCTCACCCGTTACCACATCAGCCTCGACGTGACCGACCGGCCGGGTGTGCTGGAGGCGGTGGCCGGGGTCTTCGCCCGGCACGAGGTCTCCATCGCCACGGTGCGGCAGGGCCCGGCGGGCGGCGGTCCGGCCGGCCGGGGCGAGGACGCCGAGCTGGTCATCGTCACCCACGTGGCGCCCGACGCCGCGCTCGCGGCCACCGTCCGGGAGCTGCGCGGGCTGGCGATCGTCCGCTCGGTGACCAGCGTGCTCCGGGTCGAGGGCGGGGCGTAG
- a CDS encoding efflux RND transporter permease subunit: MSLLARFSLANRGLIALIALVTTAFGAFAVPSLKQQLLPSLEFPAAFIVAPYPGAAPEIVESQVAEPIENSLQGIPGLEKVTSTSREGAATVQVQYAFGTDLDDVVNKMQTALSRIDGQLPAGVDPQVVAGSTDDLPAVVVAATGGGDEQALADKLRATVVPELEGLDGVRTVEVTGTRDQVLLITPDPVKLAAARLAPTAIAEALKTNGVALPAGAVADGSRSLPVQVGTPIRTVDDLRGIVLATAPAAPVRLGDVARVAEQLAPASGFTRTDGKPSLGIAVTATPDGNAVRISHEIRDRLDALAAASNADLTVVFDQAPFVERSIESLTTEGLLGLLMAVVVILVFLLSVRSTVVTAVSIPLSVLVALIALWAGDYSLNLLTLGALTIAVGRVVDDSIVVLENIKRHLEYGEPKREAILGAVREVAGAVTASTLTTVAVFAPIALVGGFVGQLFAPFAITVTVALLASLLVALTVIPVLAYWFLKPRRGADDAAARRAAEEKELRSSLQRGYLPVIGFATRSRGTRWATVGLGLLVLVGTFGLAQKLETNFLDDSGQLTLSIRQELPAGTGLTGTDQAAARVEEVLRRTPGVKTYQVSAGGSDNPWVGGGNNIASYSVALADDADATKVRASLREEFDALGPEAGELSFGAGESASSANQLEVIAKAADQDTLTRAAEAARDALAGTPGVEDAASSLATRVPRVEVTVDRVAAARAGLTEAAVGQLVAQAYRGAPLGQVTVDGRPRDVVLSSGARPPLTVDELRALPVGRVKLDDIADVDQVEGPQQVTRIDGERSVSITGTATGSNLGATTQELQKRLDALDVPGATFTIGGVSADQKDAFADLGLAVLAAIAIVFLIMVGTFRSLTQALILLISVPFAATGAIALLLATGTPLGVPALIGVLMLVGIVVTNAIVLLDLINQYRAQGMGVAEAVVEGGRRRLRPILMTAVATVFALLPMALGLTGEGGFISRPLAIVVIGGLISSTLLTLILVPTLYTMVERTKESLRARRARRRGTPVPARTPEPELVPVTVGARAAADDSAAPRAAEPPARPAPSAALIDGTDQFEVLRLPRSRRSPLPPGD, translated from the coding sequence ATGTCGCTGCTCGCCAGATTCAGCCTTGCCAACCGGGGGCTGATCGCCCTCATCGCACTGGTGACCACGGCGTTCGGGGCGTTCGCCGTGCCGTCGCTGAAGCAGCAGCTGCTGCCGTCGCTGGAGTTCCCCGCCGCGTTCATCGTGGCGCCCTACCCGGGCGCCGCGCCGGAGATCGTCGAGTCCCAGGTCGCCGAGCCGATCGAGAACAGCCTCCAGGGCATCCCGGGCCTGGAGAAGGTGACCTCGACCTCGCGTGAGGGCGCCGCCACCGTCCAGGTGCAGTACGCCTTCGGCACCGACCTGGACGACGTGGTCAACAAGATGCAGACCGCGCTGAGCCGGATCGACGGGCAGCTGCCCGCGGGGGTGGACCCGCAGGTCGTCGCGGGCAGCACCGACGACCTCCCGGCCGTGGTGGTCGCCGCGACCGGCGGCGGTGACGAGCAGGCCCTGGCCGACAAGCTGCGGGCCACCGTCGTACCCGAGCTGGAGGGACTGGACGGGGTGCGCACGGTCGAGGTGACCGGCACCCGCGACCAGGTCCTGCTGATCACCCCCGACCCGGTGAAGCTGGCCGCCGCCCGGCTCGCCCCGACCGCCATCGCCGAGGCGCTCAAGACCAACGGGGTCGCGCTGCCCGCCGGCGCGGTGGCCGATGGCAGCCGGTCCCTTCCGGTGCAGGTCGGCACTCCGATCCGAACCGTGGACGACCTGCGCGGCATCGTGCTCGCCACCGCCCCCGCCGCCCCGGTGCGCCTCGGCGACGTGGCCCGGGTGGCGGAGCAGCTCGCGCCGGCCAGCGGGTTCACCCGGACCGACGGCAAGCCGAGCCTGGGCATCGCGGTCACCGCCACCCCGGACGGCAACGCGGTCCGCATCTCGCACGAGATCCGGGACCGGCTGGACGCGCTGGCGGCCGCCTCCAACGCCGACCTGACCGTGGTCTTCGACCAGGCGCCGTTCGTCGAGCGGTCCATCGAGAGCCTCACCACCGAGGGCCTGCTCGGCCTGCTGATGGCGGTCGTGGTGATCTTGGTCTTCCTGCTCTCGGTCCGCTCCACCGTGGTCACCGCGGTCTCCATCCCGCTCTCCGTGCTGGTCGCGCTGATCGCGCTCTGGGCCGGCGACTACTCGCTCAACCTGCTCACCCTCGGCGCGCTGACCATCGCGGTCGGCCGGGTCGTCGACGACTCCATCGTGGTGCTGGAGAACATCAAACGGCACCTGGAGTACGGCGAGCCGAAGCGGGAGGCCATCCTCGGCGCGGTCCGCGAGGTCGCCGGGGCGGTGACCGCCTCCACGCTCACCACGGTGGCCGTCTTCGCGCCGATCGCGCTGGTGGGCGGCTTCGTCGGGCAGCTCTTCGCGCCGTTCGCGATCACCGTGACGGTGGCCCTGCTCGCCTCGCTGCTGGTCGCGCTGACCGTCATCCCGGTGCTGGCGTACTGGTTCCTGAAGCCGCGGCGCGGCGCGGACGACGCGGCCGCCCGGCGCGCCGCCGAGGAGAAGGAGCTGCGCAGCTCGTTGCAGCGGGGGTACCTGCCGGTCATCGGCTTCGCCACCCGGTCCCGCGGCACCCGCTGGGCCACCGTCGGCCTGGGCCTGCTGGTGCTGGTCGGCACCTTCGGCCTGGCGCAGAAGCTGGAGACCAACTTCCTGGATGACTCCGGCCAGCTCACCCTCTCCATCCGGCAGGAGCTGCCGGCGGGCACCGGGCTGACCGGCACCGACCAGGCCGCCGCCCGGGTGGAGGAGGTCCTCCGGCGCACGCCGGGGGTGAAGACGTACCAGGTCTCCGCGGGCGGCAGCGACAACCCGTGGGTGGGCGGCGGCAACAACATCGCCTCCTACTCGGTGGCACTCGCCGACGACGCCGACGCGACGAAGGTCCGCGCGAGCCTGCGCGAGGAGTTCGACGCGCTCGGGCCGGAGGCCGGCGAGCTGAGCTTCGGCGCGGGGGAGAGCGCCAGCTCCGCCAACCAGCTCGAGGTGATCGCGAAGGCCGCCGACCAGGACACCCTCACTCGGGCCGCCGAGGCCGCCCGGGACGCCCTGGCCGGTACGCCGGGCGTCGAGGACGCGGCCAGCAGCCTCGCCACCCGGGTGCCCCGGGTCGAGGTGACGGTCGACCGGGTCGCCGCGGCCCGGGCCGGGCTCACCGAGGCAGCCGTCGGGCAGCTGGTCGCCCAGGCGTACCGGGGTGCCCCGCTGGGCCAGGTCACCGTCGACGGCCGGCCGCGGGACGTGGTGCTCAGCAGCGGGGCCCGGCCGCCGCTGACCGTCGACGAGCTGCGGGCGCTGCCGGTCGGCCGGGTCAAGCTGGACGACATCGCCGACGTCGACCAGGTCGAGGGTCCGCAGCAGGTGACCCGGATCGACGGGGAGCGCAGCGTCTCGATCACCGGTACGGCCACCGGCTCCAACCTCGGCGCCACCACCCAGGAGCTGCAGAAGCGGCTGGACGCGCTGGACGTGCCGGGGGCGACGTTCACCATCGGCGGGGTCAGCGCCGACCAGAAGGACGCCTTCGCCGACCTGGGGCTGGCCGTGCTGGCCGCGATCGCGATCGTTTTCCTGATCATGGTCGGTACGTTCCGCAGCCTGACCCAGGCGCTGATCCTGCTGATCTCCGTCCCGTTCGCGGCCACCGGCGCGATCGCGCTGCTGCTGGCCACCGGCACGCCGCTGGGCGTCCCGGCGCTGATAGGCGTGCTCATGCTGGTCGGCATCGTGGTGACCAACGCGATCGTGCTGCTCGACCTGATCAACCAGTACCGGGCGCAGGGCATGGGGGTCGCCGAGGCGGTGGTCGAGGGTGGCCGGCGGCGGCTGCGGCCGATCCTGATGACCGCGGTCGCCACCGTGTTCGCGCTGCTGCCGATGGCGCTGGGCCTCACCGGTGAGGGAGGCTTCATCTCCCGCCCGCTGGCGATCGTGGTGATCGGCGGCCTGATCAGTTCGACGCTGCTGACCCTGATCCTGGTGCCGACCCTCTACACCATGGTGGAGCGCACCAAGGAGTCGCTGCGGGCCCGCCGGGCCCGCCGCCGGGGCACCCCGGTGCCGGCCCGGACGCCGGAGCCGGAGTTGGTTCCGGTCACCGTCGGGGCTCGTGCGGCGGCCGACGACAGCGCCGCGCCGCGGGCCGCCGAGCCGCCGGCCCGCCCGGCCCCGTCGGCCGCGCTGATCGACGGTACGGACCAGTTCGAGGTGCTCCGCCTGCCGAGGAGCCGCCGTTCCCCGCTGCCGCCGGGAGACTGA
- the argS gene encoding arginine--tRNA ligase yields the protein MTPAELAEVVLSAAHAVFEDRGLDRSALPAQTTVERPRNSEHGDYASTLALQLSKKVGVPPRELAAALAEQLGRAQGIKSVEIAGPGFLNIRLDAAAAGQLAKVIVEAGPEYGRSDALAGQKINLEFVSANPTGPVHIGGVRWAAVGDALSRLLRATGADVGTEYYFNDAGSQIDRFARSLLAAAKGEPAPEDGYGGAYIAEIAAEVVKRRPEVLDLPEAAAQEVFRVEGVELMFAEIKSSLRDFGVEFDTYFNEKDLHDRGELDKALDRLREQGHLYESEGATWLRTTDFGDDKDRVLRKSNGEWTYFAADCAYYLDKRERGFERVVIMLGADHHGYIGRMKAMAACFGDDPDHNLEILIGQLVNLLRDGAPVRMSKRAGTVVTLEDLVDAIGVDAARYALARYSSDSPIDIDVELWTRATRDNPVYYVQYVAARTASVGRNAAEVGLTRGDAADFHAELLSHEKENELLKALAEFPAVVSSAAELRGPHLVARYLERLAGAYHRFYDNCRILPRGDEEITDLHRARLWLNDATRVVIANGLHLLGVSAPERM from the coding sequence GTGACTCCCGCAGAACTCGCCGAGGTCGTCCTCTCCGCAGCCCACGCCGTCTTCGAAGATCGGGGCCTGGACCGCTCCGCGCTGCCCGCGCAGACCACGGTCGAGCGACCTCGCAACTCCGAGCACGGCGACTACGCCTCGACGCTGGCGCTGCAGCTCAGCAAGAAGGTGGGCGTACCCCCGCGGGAGTTGGCCGCCGCGCTGGCCGAGCAGCTCGGCAGGGCCCAGGGGATCAAGTCGGTGGAGATCGCCGGCCCCGGCTTCCTGAACATCCGGCTCGACGCGGCCGCCGCCGGCCAGCTCGCCAAGGTCATCGTCGAGGCCGGCCCGGAGTACGGCCGCAGCGACGCCCTCGCCGGCCAGAAGATCAACCTGGAGTTCGTGTCGGCGAACCCGACCGGCCCGGTGCACATCGGCGGGGTCCGCTGGGCGGCCGTGGGCGACGCGCTCAGCCGGCTGCTCCGGGCCACCGGCGCCGACGTCGGCACGGAGTACTACTTCAACGACGCCGGCTCCCAGATCGACCGGTTCGCCCGCTCGCTGCTCGCCGCGGCCAAGGGCGAGCCGGCCCCGGAGGACGGCTACGGCGGCGCGTACATCGCGGAGATCGCCGCCGAGGTGGTCAAGCGCCGGCCCGAGGTGCTGGACCTGCCCGAGGCCGCCGCCCAGGAGGTGTTCCGGGTCGAGGGCGTCGAGCTGATGTTCGCCGAGATCAAGTCGTCGCTGCGCGACTTCGGCGTGGAGTTCGACACCTACTTCAACGAGAAGGACCTGCACGACCGGGGCGAGCTGGACAAGGCGCTCGACCGGCTGCGGGAGCAGGGGCACCTCTACGAGTCCGAGGGCGCGACCTGGCTGCGCACCACCGACTTCGGCGACGACAAGGACCGGGTGCTGCGCAAGTCCAACGGCGAGTGGACCTACTTCGCCGCCGACTGCGCCTACTACCTGGACAAGCGCGAGCGCGGCTTCGAGCGCGTCGTGATCATGCTGGGCGCCGACCACCACGGCTACATCGGCCGGATGAAGGCGATGGCGGCCTGCTTCGGCGACGACCCGGACCACAACCTGGAGATCCTCATCGGCCAGCTGGTCAACCTGCTCCGCGACGGTGCCCCGGTGCGGATGAGCAAGCGGGCCGGCACCGTGGTCACCCTGGAGGACCTGGTCGACGCGATCGGCGTGGACGCCGCCCGCTACGCGCTGGCCCGCTACTCCAGCGACTCGCCGATCGACATCGACGTCGAGCTGTGGACCCGGGCCACCCGCGACAACCCGGTCTACTACGTGCAGTACGTCGCCGCCCGGACGGCCAGCGTCGGGCGCAACGCCGCCGAGGTCGGGCTGACCCGGGGCGACGCCGCCGACTTCCACGCCGAGCTGCTCTCCCACGAGAAGGAGAACGAGCTGCTCAAGGCGCTCGCCGAGTTCCCCGCCGTGGTCTCCTCGGCGGCCGAGCTGCGCGGGCCGCACCTGGTCGCCCGCTACCTGGAGCGGCTGGCCGGGGCGTACCACCGGTTCTACGACAACTGCCGGATCCTGCCGCGCGGCGACGAGGAGATCACCGACCTGCACCGGGCCCGGCTCTGGCTCAACGACGCGACCCGGGTGGTCATCGCCAACGGCCTGCACCTGCTCGGCGTCTCCGCCCCGGAGAGGATGTAA
- a CDS encoding DUF305 domain-containing protein, with product MTAPVTMDTDLDEAPATEGGRRPARRFGLLAVAVAVVVGLLLGYAGGLLTPTFTRPGDNSPEAGFARDMSTHHAQAVEMGLMAFQQGQDPEVRQIGGDIATGQQGEIGTMQTWLRSWHLDPTGDQPPMAWMPDGAGLVTNGLMPGMATPDEMAKLRAAHGHDFDVLFLQMMIKHHLGGIHMIQGVLDEGHDQDVLAVAQVMKNTQQTDLTNLQAALKRLGGAA from the coding sequence ATGACCGCTCCCGTGACGATGGACACCGACCTGGACGAGGCGCCGGCCACCGAGGGTGGCCGGCGGCCCGCGCGCCGGTTCGGCCTGCTGGCCGTGGCCGTCGCCGTCGTGGTCGGTCTCCTCCTCGGGTACGCGGGCGGCCTGCTCACCCCGACCTTCACCCGCCCGGGCGACAACTCGCCGGAGGCGGGCTTCGCCCGGGACATGAGCACCCACCACGCCCAGGCGGTCGAGATGGGGCTGATGGCCTTCCAGCAGGGCCAGGACCCGGAGGTACGGCAGATCGGCGGCGACATCGCCACCGGCCAGCAGGGTGAGATCGGCACCATGCAGACCTGGCTGCGGTCGTGGCACCTGGACCCGACCGGCGACCAGCCGCCGATGGCCTGGATGCCGGACGGCGCCGGCCTGGTCACGAACGGCCTGATGCCCGGCATGGCCACACCCGACGAGATGGCCAAGCTGCGGGCCGCCCACGGGCACGACTTCGACGTGCTCTTCCTGCAGATGATGATCAAGCACCACCTCGGCGGCATCCACATGATCCAGGGCGTCCTCGACGAGGGGCACGACCAGGACGTGCTGGCGGTCGCCCAGGTCATGAAGAACACCCAGCAGACGGATCTGACCAACCTCCAGGCCGCGCTCAAGCGGCTGGGCGGCGCTGCGTAA
- a CDS encoding DUF3105 domain-containing protein, protein MSISTPGGPERRPTVVSTGKKPAAGRPAAADKPAGGKAGKGTPRQTAGGKGRKPVAPVKVSQGRSWGPIALFVAVGVLAAGIIGYGAWAAYKGSQPWQDRADAISGVVDFRKKDKGLVQGGQHQQGTIKYDVLPPVAGPHNPAWQNCMGDVYDAPIANEHAVHSLEHGTVWITYRPDLPADQVAKLKAKVQGKEKLMLSPFDGLDKPISLQAWGFQLKVDNADDSRIDEFIKTLRVNASVEGPNANCAQGVTATGTTPRDLGNQMDQPVQQ, encoded by the coding sequence ATGAGCATCAGCACCCCGGGCGGCCCGGAGCGCCGCCCGACCGTGGTCAGCACCGGCAAGAAGCCGGCCGCCGGCCGGCCGGCCGCTGCCGACAAGCCCGCCGGTGGCAAGGCCGGCAAGGGCACCCCGCGCCAGACCGCCGGAGGCAAGGGCCGCAAGCCGGTCGCCCCGGTCAAGGTCAGCCAGGGTCGGTCCTGGGGTCCGATCGCACTCTTCGTCGCCGTCGGCGTGCTGGCCGCCGGCATCATCGGCTACGGCGCCTGGGCGGCGTACAAGGGCTCCCAGCCGTGGCAGGACCGGGCCGACGCGATCAGCGGCGTGGTCGACTTCCGCAAGAAGGACAAGGGCCTGGTCCAGGGCGGCCAGCACCAGCAGGGCACGATCAAGTACGACGTGCTGCCGCCGGTGGCCGGCCCGCACAACCCGGCCTGGCAGAACTGCATGGGTGACGTCTACGACGCCCCGATCGCCAACGAGCACGCGGTGCACAGCCTGGAGCACGGCACGGTCTGGATCACCTACCGCCCCGACCTGCCGGCCGACCAGGTGGCGAAGCTCAAGGCCAAGGTCCAGGGCAAGGAGAAGCTGATGCTCAGCCCGTTCGACGGGCTGGACAAGCCGATCTCGCTGCAGGCCTGGGGCTTCCAGCTCAAGGTCGACAACGCCGACGACAGCCGGATCGACGAGTTCATCAAGACCCTGCGGGTGAACGCCTCCGTCGAGGGCCCGAACGCCAACTGTGCCCAGGGCGTCACCGCGACCGGCACCACCCCGCGTGACCTGGGCAACCAGATGGACCAGCCGGTCCAGCAGTGA
- the thrC gene encoding threonine synthase yields MWRGLIETYRDRLPVTDATPVVTLHEGNTPLLPAPVLSARVGADVWLKVEGANPTGSFKDRGMTVAVSKAVEAGDKAIICASTGNTSASAAAYAARAGITCAVLVPQGKIALGKLAQALVHGARLLQVQGNFDDCLALAGKLAQDYPVALVNSVNVDRLHGQKTAAFEIVEALGDAPDIHCLPVGNAGNISAYWMGYSEDRAAGRATRAPKMYGFQAAGAAPIVTGKVVPEPSTIATAIRIGNPASWTKAIDARDASDGLISAVTDREILTAYRLLAREVGVFVELGSAASVAGLLQQSAAGRVPAGATVVCTVTGHGLKDPEWAISTAPAPLTIANDPVAAARSLDLA; encoded by the coding sequence ATGTGGCGGGGTCTGATCGAGACGTACCGCGACCGGCTGCCGGTCACCGACGCCACTCCGGTCGTCACCCTGCACGAGGGGAACACCCCGCTGCTGCCGGCGCCGGTGCTCTCGGCCCGGGTCGGGGCCGACGTCTGGCTCAAGGTCGAGGGCGCCAACCCGACGGGCTCGTTCAAGGACCGGGGCATGACGGTCGCCGTCTCCAAGGCCGTCGAGGCCGGTGACAAGGCGATCATCTGCGCCTCCACCGGCAACACCAGCGCCTCCGCCGCGGCGTACGCCGCCCGCGCCGGGATCACCTGTGCGGTGCTCGTGCCGCAGGGCAAGATCGCGCTGGGCAAGCTGGCCCAGGCGCTGGTGCACGGCGCCAGGCTGCTCCAGGTGCAGGGCAACTTCGACGACTGCCTGGCGCTCGCCGGCAAGCTCGCCCAGGACTACCCGGTCGCCCTGGTCAACTCGGTGAACGTGGACCGGCTGCACGGGCAGAAGACGGCCGCCTTCGAGATCGTCGAGGCGCTGGGCGACGCGCCGGACATCCACTGCCTGCCGGTCGGCAACGCCGGCAACATCTCCGCCTACTGGATGGGCTACTCGGAGGACCGGGCGGCCGGCCGGGCCACGAGGGCCCCGAAGATGTACGGCTTCCAGGCGGCCGGCGCGGCCCCCATCGTCACCGGCAAGGTGGTGCCGGAGCCGTCGACGATCGCCACCGCCATCCGGATCGGCAACCCGGCGAGCTGGACCAAGGCGATCGACGCCCGGGACGCCTCCGACGGGCTGATCTCGGCGGTCACCGACCGGGAGATCCTGACGGCGTACCGGCTGCTGGCCCGCGAGGTGGGCGTCTTCGTCGAGCTGGGCAGCGCGGCCAGCGTGGCCGGTCTGCTCCAGCAGTCCGCCGCCGGCCGGGTGCCGGCCGGGGCCACCGTGGTCTGCACGGTCACCGGCCACGGCCTGAAGGACCCCGAGTGGGCCATCTCCACCGCCCCCGCCCCGCTGACGATCGCCAACGACCCGGTCGCCGCCGCCCGCTCCCTCGACCTCGCCTGA
- the lysA gene encoding diaminopimelate decarboxylase, translating into MRAHEAGALHGEIGTRGPAWLRTPVDVNALVPQLWPRNVARAEGGALTVAGLDVRDLAAEFGTPVYVLDEDDLRSRCREFRAAFPDADVYYAGKAFLCRAVVRMIAEEGLFLDVCTGGELATALSAGMPPERIGFHGNNKSVAELTRAVDAGVGRIIVDSFAEIDRLTALARERGVRPRVLVRVTVGVEAHTHEFIATAHEDQKFGFSLAGGAAAAAAFKILDEDVLELRGLHSHIGSQIFDASGFEVSARRVLALQAQIRDARGVELPELDLGGGFGIAYTTQDDPAAPGDLAKRLRKIVDSECFAEKLRVPHLSIEPGRAIVGPAMFTLYEVGTVKDVDGLRTYVSVDGGMSDNIRTALYDASYSATVANRTSVAEPMLARVVGKHCESGDIVVKDEFLPADVQPGDFVAVPGTGAYCRSMASNYNHVPRPPVVAVRDGRARLIVRRETEDDLLALDVG; encoded by the coding sequence ATGCGCGCGCACGAGGCCGGTGCCCTGCACGGCGAGATCGGCACCCGGGGGCCCGCGTGGCTGCGGACCCCGGTCGACGTCAACGCCCTGGTCCCGCAGCTCTGGCCGCGCAACGTCGCGCGCGCCGAGGGCGGCGCGCTGACCGTCGCCGGCCTGGACGTCCGCGACCTGGCCGCCGAGTTCGGCACCCCGGTGTATGTGCTGGACGAGGACGACCTGCGCTCGCGCTGCCGCGAGTTCCGGGCCGCCTTCCCCGACGCCGACGTCTACTACGCCGGCAAGGCGTTCCTCTGCCGCGCCGTGGTCCGCATGATCGCCGAGGAGGGCCTGTTCCTCGACGTCTGCACCGGCGGTGAGCTGGCCACCGCGCTGTCGGCGGGGATGCCGCCGGAGCGGATCGGCTTCCACGGCAACAACAAGTCGGTGGCCGAGCTGACCCGGGCGGTCGACGCCGGGGTGGGCCGGATCATCGTCGACTCGTTCGCCGAGATCGACCGGCTCACCGCGCTCGCCCGCGAGCGCGGGGTACGCCCCCGGGTGCTGGTCCGGGTCACCGTCGGCGTGGAGGCGCACACCCACGAGTTCATCGCCACCGCGCACGAGGACCAGAAGTTCGGCTTCTCCCTGGCCGGCGGGGCGGCGGCGGCCGCCGCCTTCAAGATCCTCGACGAGGACGTGCTGGAGCTGCGCGGGCTGCACTCGCACATCGGCTCGCAGATCTTCGACGCCAGCGGCTTCGAGGTCTCCGCCCGCCGGGTGCTCGCCCTCCAGGCGCAGATCCGCGACGCCCGCGGCGTGGAGCTGCCCGAGCTGGACCTCGGCGGCGGCTTCGGCATCGCGTACACCACCCAGGACGACCCGGCCGCGCCGGGCGACCTGGCCAAGCGGCTCCGCAAGATCGTCGACAGCGAGTGCTTCGCCGAGAAGCTGCGAGTGCCGCACCTGTCCATCGAGCCCGGCCGGGCGATCGTCGGGCCGGCGATGTTCACCCTCTACGAGGTCGGCACGGTCAAGGACGTCGACGGCCTGCGGACGTACGTGAGCGTGGACGGTGGGATGAGCGACAACATCCGCACCGCCCTCTACGACGCGTCCTACTCGGCGACGGTGGCCAACCGCACCTCGGTGGCGGAGCCGATGCTCGCCCGTGTGGTGGGAAAGCACTGTGAGTCCGGGGACATCGTGGTGAAGGATGAATTCCTGCCCGCCGACGTGCAGCCCGGAGATTTTGTCGCGGTGCCCGGCACCGGGGCCTACTGCCGGAGCATGGCCAGCAACTACAACCATGTCCCGCGGCCCCCGGTCGTCGCCGTCCGCGACGGTCGGGCCCGGCTGATCGTCCGCCGGGAGACCGAAGACGACCTGCTCGCATTGGATGTCGGATGA